In Magallana gigas chromosome 1, xbMagGiga1.1, whole genome shotgun sequence, the sequence attaattaaaaataacaattttctttgttatttgCTCTCTTGAATATGAAACTTTATATGAATCATgctgtgtaatattcaaagatagaattaattccactaaactgtgtatcagtaatcgaaatgcTTCTAAAAATTGTTCACGTCTGGATCCacgcaatattgaactctagtcccgttcaaccagacgctcggctgtctccgttaatctccgactacgaagagagactctctgcttttcggagatttacggatatagccgagcgtctggttgcaCGAAACTTTATTGAAcactggcgtaggaatacatacaactacaaaatataattaaattgttcgtactttataaaatctgactattttcaaggtatttaaaaAACGTTTCCTTGAAAACcaatggtacagcatacagtTCACCGAATTTATccattattttcaagatctaagtcttgtcagcggtgatgatttgtgctcaggtccaaacactgtttcactttgggtttgccagagtaactgcataggacagttgattaaaatcaactcccaaaaagtggTATATAAGAATGTTTCTCATAGTATAATTTGTTatgtttattattcatttacaaacaaatctAATCTAGGAGTGGCAACAAGATTTTGTGATGAACATGGAGAATGGGAACCTCCTAACTTTATCAACTGCACCAACGAAGCTTTGGTGAATGCATCGTCACTTGTAAGTTACCTTACATAATGCataaacaatgatttattaCATCATGAGTGtatgaatcattttttattgtagtaaaaatctttcaaaataagttttgtttttttttcaagttcgAAAGTATCATCGGAAATGAAACACAGGATCAAGTAAACAATACTCTACAACTGATGAAAAACCTGACATCGTCAACATATGGAATCGGTGCTGGTGATCTGAGTTTGTCCCTTGGTGTTTTAGAGAAGATTGTAACAGTAACCAACGCTACAGGATTAACTATCGAAAAAGAGGTCATGTATTGGAATTATCTACGTTATAACCTCTCATTCATTCACCTATTATTAAAAAGTGTTGGACtagaaaattgtgaaaagtcGGCGAAAACGTTTCCCTCGTTATCAACACTGAATAATTGTTTTGACCCTTTTCACTCAAAAGTACTGATTATTTTCTTGGTTAAAgtgatatgattttaaaatgtacgTGTACCTGTTTTCTATGCCTGCAGCAAAAACTTCGAACAGTAGAATAAATTTGTAACTAACACGTTCAAAGTAAATTTTGTTTGTGATTCTACTTGCTTATTTTATATTCAATGGCAATTCATTGTTCCGTCCTTCtccttttgatttattcaatgGAACATGTTCAAAGCACTATGTAAATCTTGCCTAAATAGTCGGATTAACATGTGTCATAAGAAGCGTTTACTCATAAACTGTTTCACTAAGTCTTGTGTTTCTAAAATATGTAACTAAAATTATCAACAGCAAACTAGTTATGACACAAATATTTGCATATGGCTCTCTTATTTCAGTTCTCTGATTTTAGGTGAAAGATAATTTTATGTTTACCGCAATTTGCACTTAACGTCCATTGTCTTAATTTGTTGATGTATAATGTCCATGTTATCTTTATTAGCGTATACCTGAATAATGCACAGACACAAAAAAGAACAGATATTTCACGGTGTTGGAATAATTAGTGTGTCTTTTAGGATGTCGCAATATACAGCTTACAATGTACACAAAGAATACCGTTCACAATGTCAATTTCCTTATAAATTTAACAGTAAcgatattttatatgttttaattaatttcaggTATTTTACGCTgttattgataacattttatcgCCCAATAACTCAAACTCTTGGACTACAGTAAGCAAAGAGgtaaatttacattatacaatattgtaatataaatcaaaaacaaatcatttggtataaaaattttaatgaagttcTTGTATTTGTGTATTTATTAACTAAATATGACAAAGTTAAAAGTTGTCATTACTTAGAAGAGCATACTTGTGGCCTGGAGCACAATCAATCCATCGTTTAATGTCAAACCTGAAAGATTTATTATATTAACCAGCTTAATATTTCGATCATCTGTGCATGGTCAACACTTGTTCGAGGTCATTGTACAACACTTACTGATTTTCAGAGTGAGGTGATACAAAGAATACTAACAGTAGTTCGAATACGCTTTCGTTTAAACGAACACAAACATAATATTCAATGTAAATAAGTATTTTGTGTCAAGTATTTGGGATTGTTCTTTTGTTACAGAGTCCAAACATCTCTAAAGCGTACAATATTCATTTTACAAACAATccaaaactcaaattaaaaaaaaattgacaagtgatAAATTTATctgaaactttaattttaacacATAATGTAAGAAAAGTTCAATAAATTAGGTAaggaaataaaagttaaaaaaaaaaacatggcatGCATTTAGCAGAAAAGTATAACGCTTCATTGTGGTTTATTTGCTCACTAATATCAATTAGTATTTTACAAAGTTTGTTACTTTTAGACAGAAAAAGACCCCAGCTTTCTCCTAAAAAATATGGACCGTTTCAGCAAGATTACACTCCAAAACGACAATATTACAACGACTAAATTTAACGGATCTAATTTTGGTAAAAAGCCATTTCCTTATCGTTTAGAATTGCCAatacatgtagaagaaaaaaCACTGTATAaattgatgggttttttttaaagagcttGTTATCAACCGGGCAAAAATCGATGAAACGGGAATACGTTTTCCGGATGAACAATCAAACAACGTTTCTCTAAACTCCGAAGAAATTTCTACCTTTCTGAAATTACCAAAACAAGCATCAAACGCtacaaaaggtaaaaaaaaaactatttttgttcGGTATATGCATTTATTGTTAAAGacaattatgtaaaaacacgatTTAATAACAATTATTGATACTGGAAGAGTATTTCAACcaatctttcatttttttttatttattgtttttttaatgtttccaCAAGCGATCAACTATGTTGCTGTTCTATATAAAACAATGTCAGACATTCTGGGATCTGATTCTAACAGGTAAACTGTTAAAACAAGTTTTCAGTTTTCGtttaaatctttatttacaTCTAGCTAAATCTGTGTTAATCTGACAAATACTCAAACATCTGATTTGATATTATcataatgtatgattttttttaaatttgcttcgaTACTAAACTTGATCTATCTTACTCATATCTTTTTGGAAAATCAATTAAACCAACCAGTAAAGGGTTGAAAGGCAAACAGGGGGAAAAGTCTAAGCAAAGATCCTTTGTCAATTCCCAAATATTGTCCCTCACGACACAGAAAGACCTAGGAGTGTTAAATCCACCTCTCAATCTAAAGTTTGGACACACCGTAAAAGTAAGATGTCAGAAATATGTGATTTTGGTTTACAGTTGACATAAAgttattatgtaaaattaacttaaaagTTTCCTATTTTTGCCGACGTGTAAAGTGCAATTAACCTAGGTTAATTCAATTGGTTTATTTAAgctgtttttatattatttgtatcGTTCATTGTGTATTTAGAATACGTCTACAGAAATGCGCGCTGTATGTGTCTCCTGGGATTTCAATCTAAAGTATGTTATTGTGAACAAATTGTTTTctctgattttaaaattaaagctttttaatacaaaagttACAGCAATAAGTGGGTTTAtttctaattcattttttttttcatatagtaAATGGTCTGAGGAGGAATGCACTGTGAACCAAACAAATCGTCAGAGAACAGTTTGCCAGTGTAACCATCTCACAAACTTTGCTATATTAATGAGACCATACACTCAGGTAAACGCCCCTTTCTTATACAAATAGAGTCAaagaaatcaaaaatgaaatttgctGTTGATATTCCAAACTACCTTGACTACATTTTAGGTATCAGAAGAAAGTCCATTCTTAAAAacgatgtctcttgttggagtAGCTCTCTCCATAGCTTTTACGTTTCTTACTTCTTTGATTTACATTCTGACATGGAGGTATCTAAGACTGATTTGTATCATGCACAAATATAATTCCAGCGAGTATAGATGTACTACAGAAAGTTTACATCATTTCATTGTATGTAAATTTCAGATTTATTAGAAGTGACAAAAACATCATGATGCTGAATATTTGTGGATCGTTAATACTGTcgtatacaatatttatatcGTCAGTGGAACAGACAGCGAATGAggtaaaaatcaatttctacCTCCTGATAAGTGATAGGTATATGAGTGTACAATGTGAATATATAACATCATAATTAAAGTACAAACGTAGATCTTACAAagaaacattcaaaataaattgataaaatgtataaCATAAAATACTCATGTTATCTGGTAACCAATATGTGAATATATAGTTcttatacatttaatatatacatgtacgtagattttataaagaaaaaaaacaatgcacAAAAATTCATAATGCATTAAACAATCATGTAAAATTGTaccttaataaatatattgaaaatgattGGATTCATATTTGTAAAGTAGTaatctgtatacatgtaccgaCACTGAGTATATATTTAATCACCGgcgtttaattattttttatgtttcagGTTGCTTGCGTCGCGATAACGGCCATTATCCACTACTTTTTCTTAGTGACATTCTTCAGTATGCTCGGGTTAGGTGTTTATTACTTCATGAGTATTTCAGTGACTTACTATGCCCTGTATGTTGCAAACAACTTCAAGTCGAAATCAAGGATTCGTTGGTTTCTGGGTGGAATCTGGGGTATGTATTTGAATGAACCTTTCACGAGTTGGATTTAACcttttagatatattttcatataatgtaagatatttccttttgttttatttaaataaatcttaaaattttaaaaagttgtatagACTTTTCAAACGTTCGTTTAAGTgaccaatttttttctttattttattttgtatcataATGCGATGAAATTTTAACTTTTGGGGGTTGGTGGGATCATcaccaaaaaaaaccctcatTTGAATTATATCTTCAGACTACATATGCATTcacataaacaaaatataattaacagCTGAATAATTCTAATACAATTTATATGGAATCATTACAAGTTCATGTATCCATATACAAGTTACATGGATGCATGTTTACGTATTTTTTAAAGCACTTGgttaattattttcttcaacTTCATACATAATATCGTTGGGATTACTTCAGTTCATTTGACGCAATTTGAAGGAGGCGGGGCTTAAAGCGATTTAAATTGCCCTGTCAACACGGTATACATCGATCAAAAAAAGAGTCGGGTAGTTGCGTAAAATACCAATATGGAAGTAGAtgtaagtattaaaaaaataaggatgatattgtttcattctCATAGCGGTTATTTTGCAGGTATACCAGTCATTATTACTGCAACAAATCTTGGAGCGTTTTGGGGTAAAGGATACCACCTGAAGTCATAGTACGCGTATTTTACATAGTATTATCTTTGCAAGAACTAAAGAATGTATCTACTTTTACATACATACTTGAAAACAGAATTTATTGCCGTAAATAAGTTTACCAATGACTCCAGTcggtaaagaaatattttttaaccttTTAGCTGCTGGCTGTCAATCAAAAGTGGCTCTCTCTATTTGTTTATCATTCCAGTTTGTCTGATTAGTTTGGTAAGTTCTTGAGCAACAAATTCTACTATTCAGTTTTTCCTTGCACATCAAATTCTTCAAAAGCGTAAAGACATTTGGAGATTTTTCAGGGCACCGAATTTAAATGTTTCTCATAGAATTGAAACTCAATGTTGTTTCACTATGAAAACTAATTGTGTTTTTTTCCTTCAGATCAACATTCTCATAATTGTTTCACTTTTGAGGGTGTTGTTTGCTTCAAGCATAGTGGCAAGATCTTCCATACAGAGGAAAGCGTCGTGAGTCAAACCAAGAATAATCttgatattcatataatttGGTTTACTAGcagtgtagaaaaaaaaattgttttattagtACCTATGCCGCAACATAATCCGACAATCGAATATCAAacataaagtttaacataataaaataatactaGTTTTCACAAACATATCGCATGTATCCacaaaacatgcaaaatacttgttcatagttttttttctgaGCCACAAACCCACTAacataatgcataacaaaacaTGGAATCGTACATGTTATATTTGTAAATCGTTCTGATAAagcaattattttcaataattactAGATCCGGTCTGCGGTCACTCGGAACACTTCTGCCAGTTCTAGGAGTGACTTGGCTGTTCGGAATTCTGGCAGTTAACGAAAACGCAGTTGTGTTTCAGTATTTATTTGTCATTGCAAATTCATTCCAGGtttgatatgttttgttttctggTTTTTCCGTGTTTGGATTTTTacacttttgtttaatttgcaGAGATGTTTACAGTAGTATTCTTAGGGAAAAAAAGAAGTttcatttctttcttatttATTAAGTtctattttatttgttgttttgaaaatcagAATCATGTTTTTTACTTACACATtgccatttttataataaatatctatttttcaggggtttttcatttttgtttcacaCGTTGTGTTGGACAAAAAGGTcagcttttaaaatttgtaatacattttataatgtacctatacatatataaaaatgactattattttttttttatttaaatcttaatCTTGATTTAGATATGacccttcttctttttttatttcaaagaaaaaatctattgggatttcattaaaatatcttACAGCAAATATTACATTTGCAATTTCTTGTCAGGTGAGGCAAGGCATAGGAAATAGATACCAGAGTTTGAGTACAATATTAAGTTTCGCTGAGCGAGGGACAAAAGAAACTACTCTAAGTTCACAAGGCCCGTCGAAATCTAAATCAAATGAACAATTGATGAAACCCAAGGTGAGGGAAGAATGTTAATTTACACATGATTATCATTAATagtattatcattttaaaatcaaatatgaaaatcataaatcaAAGATATCAATAGTATCTATAATTGCTTTTtatataagattaaaaaatcGACATTATAAAGAATTCCTTCAATTATTTTTTGGTCGCAAACGGTATCATGCTTAGATTAAGTTAAAGGCTAGCTTTgcaattctgtgatcttcaatctataataaatctttgaactttTAGAGTATCAATTCAgttgtaaaaataaacattttttttactttttagaaAAAGAGCTTCCTTAAAAAATTTCGGCAAACCAAAGAGAAGACATCTGAGTTATCAATGTCAGAGAAAACAATGTCTACAAGTTGTCCACAAAGTGTTTCTCATGAAAAAGTAAGTCTTAAACGTCAACATTCAAGTTCAGATtctttgccaaaaaaattaagataatgataaattaaaaatttaaaggcACTTAAAATGTCACGACTAATTTTATACATTGAGCACAATTCGCTATATTTTGAATCTTCACATCTTTATTTATAGAGAAATGAAACAAATTCTGATTAAACTTCTAATTTGTGAAAGAAAGAGAGAAGTGTCGCAGACTGGAGGaatgaacaattttaacataAGTTAActgtaaaatgttaaatgtacaaattttgcTTTTACCTTTTACTCGGATATTTCTCATAGATTTATGTTGCATCCAATAAGGtggtttaaatgtatttttaagatAGATTCCTCACAGTGTATTACTTATTTTAGTATTGATCGTTCGGTATGAGATCTTTTATATACTTGTAGTCATATACAAAGCATATTAACAATTAAGTTCCATTTTCACAATATGTTTTTAGTTCGTTGTAAGATgagatgaaatttaaaaaacaagttaTATTATTGTGTCTTCTTTATCAATGCTTACTTCTACTTGCATTATATctgcaatttaatttttttcttaaatactaCATAAGCAACTTATATTCGTTCATCAatgttatattaatttaattacatgATTGCAGAACTTAAGCGTCATGAAGTTAAAAACGGTTATTACCTTCATTGTTGAACATAAACAATACTTTtgcattttaagaaatatataaccctgactgtatacatgtaccatagacAGGTGTTTCTTGACTGTTAATCTTATTCTCATTTGATAAACTATTTTATGCAACCTCTTTTATAccgttggtttttttttattcttttgtattcttttcatcataatatatatataatatcttgtattttttttttctttgtaactCACCTATGCAAAAAGtagctttaaaaaaacatatatacatatttctttgataaatatgtttgtttcgtttagtgatttcttttttcactacatgtattttcaaacagGATGGAAATACCATaggaagcattttatttttctaataatttataGGTGAAATACGAAACACAACTGTGAATCAATTGCAGACATTAAACGTAGCTGAAATCTAGAATATCATTTAGTCTATACAATATAAGTATAGTAAATATAAGTAAGTAAAAGCAAAATGTTCAAGTTTATGTTGCccgaaaaaagaaaaagcttattaatggggggggggggtcgtctGCAATCATTAAGAGTTAGTTCAACTTTGTTTTTCAGGTGGACAATGCAttgatttcattgattattGAGTTGTAACAagacatattttacaaaacctGTCAAATGAATAATGATATACTTTAAACAAGTCTTAGAACAAAAGTCTTGAGAAGAAAgcagaaaaaacaaaataacctCGTTGAGCACATGAAACACAGCCATATGAATGTTTCATAAGATTTCTTAATAATCTTAACTATAACAATTATaagttattttcattcatttatttttttggccaaaatatatgatatattgaaGAAGCGCCATTTTTTCTTCGAACGGAAACTTTTGTAACTTGGTTTAAAAGTCTAACAATTTCGCATATAATAGACACATTTTCCATCACTTTTTAGCTAACGATGGAGTATCTTTTCTGTTTATTCTGGAACATAGTTGTTACATTGTAGGATCAAGAAACAGTGCATGGTGAAACTTAAGATAAAGAGTAGATAAACATTTGAATGTCATTGTGAAAAGTACGATTGCTAAAAGACTTCAATAAAATTACTTACGTATGaacatgtttaatttttgttttaaattcagcTGATAAAGGAGGATGTTGGTTTGTGTTATAAGATTTCATCCTTTATTGAAAATTCCAAACCGTTAACTGTACTCTTTACAAGAATTTGTAAACCTTTAACATAATATATTTCTCTAAAAAGGTGAAcattactttgattttataaaaggTTCATTTTCTTATCACAGGAGAGCAGAGTATTCTTGCATTAACTGTGCGTTATCTTCTTTGTAACATCTGTCAATGTTATCTACGTTTCAACCATCACTTTTGCGTTAACTTcctataaaattcatttttgcctcttttcttctttttcccACTTTAGCTTTAAGATGTTACATCCTTCCTCGTCCTTAAATTATGTTATGTAACAACGTTTCAAACATTTGTGGATGAAAgttgatttattttaacaaaaatcacTAATTCACAAACAAAATTTAGTAGAAAGTTTAGCAAAGGCAATATATTATGATTTATTGTAGTTTTGGTGGGAATttctgggggaggggggggggcttacaAATATAACCAAATATAATGTATTGTAATACAGTGCAGGTGTGATGACACCAAATATCAAATAGATTTATACATGAAACAAGATGTATGTCATGTCAAGTTTACTGGAAAGTGCATGTAATGTATAGCTAAGCAAACGAATGAAGTAAAAAAGCATAGAATTTATCATAATCTAAtaattatttgtcaataaaacaAAACCTCACATCAGACTTTTTTAGGATTATGATATGAAATGAACCCACACAAACACTACCTGTTTTAAACCTTAActtgaataatttttaattgtccATTTAAAGGATTCATCAATCCCGCACCTAGTTTTAACAATATCATTTATCAATATGCAGACTTGTTCAAATAATGAATCGTTTAATGAAGATATTTAAGGTGGATCTATACACCAAATAAttgtaggagatttttgttgcatgcagtTGATACTATTGGTTGGAACGGTATTAAACGATATAACACCTTAAAGTACAATGCTCTATTTTCTaccaaaaaacataaaatatcaatcttGTTCAAGATTATAACCTttcaaatttctaaacatttctatttttgaatccttttgaaaatgaaatgttataaagttgttttgaaataagaaaacaaaattaacatgaaCTGagattgtttaattttattggaGTCCACAttaatatgaaactaaaatatttgaaaaattcctATAAGACAAACTGCTCGAGGGAATCTCAGAAAAATCTGAACATATTCGTTGgtaatgagatgaaaaaaaaattgaataaaattaaaaaattaaaagaaatactgaaCTAGGtttcaaatatcttgggaccaATGTTGTAATTACTAGAAATCACGAGGAAAAGAAAATACTCATAAATTAGTACAATTTGCCAATAAACTACCAAACGCCTGCAATGAAGTAACCGCTTCTACagttggtatttcaacacatgtaatacatgtaggaTGTCCCTAAGCTATAACTGAATTTTACCTTGAAGTTTAATAAATACCGTTGAATGTTAATTGTCCGCCATTTTGACCTAGTAAAAGCCATTTCTTGAAGACCAGCATATTTTCTCGGATTCGGCatacttttattataaaaaaaaaaaagaaacatgctGGACCAAATGAGAATTATTTGCAgttcaaagtaaaaagtttCTTTTGGACTTAATCGGACCAAATAAGATATTAACGtatcccccccccaaaaaaaaaagatacttaATACATATTTGTATATACTTGATGTCGCGCACATGAAGTTCTGATGAAAGAAATCTGCAGATAAAAGGTTTATATTtcagaaataacattttatacaatttaataatataggaatcttttttttttattattttgtacgCAATTTCTCTTTTCgtaaaaaataacatgaaaaaatattatgtaaaaacagCGAGTTTCCGAACAAATTCGTAAAATTTCACGACAGTGAAATTATTCCTTTATACGGTATTTTATTCTCTCTGTGtttatctttattgttttttttttcttaacaatgtattttaaacaaaaccgAACTTgtctttataaaaatcaaactacCAGAAACTCATagggaaaaaaacccatttaaatGTACAAATGTTTTTCTGTCTAAAAGAAAGGCGCAATTAACCGATATAATGTATTAAACGGAACTACATATTacatacaagtacatgtttaaAGTTTCTCGTGCTCTTATCACAACTTTAAATAAAGCTACCAAAATGACTCAAATACGATTGGGGGATCCCGGAACAAGGAAGATGTTAGTCTTTCGcacttaaaaaaaagtttggagACCAAcatgttttcttgttttaaaagacCTTGAAGAAATGTTTTTGACAAATACTTGTATTGCTTTATGGTTTTCCTTCTCTTCTGCTTACGGTAAGCAAACATTTATAAGTATACTTATTTCTTATTCGTTGTGAAGACTATGAGAGCTAGCTTTGTGTGAGCAATTCACATACCACAATACGAAATACTTCCCTTTATTTATTTAGGGAAATgaagagaatttttttatacattcacGGTTTTTGCCATGggatataattattaattttttttgcgtTTTACCGACGAAAAATTACGGGAATAAGGATTTCATATAACAATGAAATGATTACAtcaattatcatgattattacTTTTGATCCAAATGCCCTCACCCTA encodes:
- the LOC136270873 gene encoding adhesion G protein-coupled receptor E3-like, producing the protein MMSFAVGDRQNMFKTILCLHFCISSSFAYVNLALGRPTYQYPESFKYNTNSTNAVDGQKSDLYVNGGQCSCTNAGQNATWWVNLTSIYSIHDIRIYYPNNSYWSVRGKTQLLGFSIYVSNTTSKSDGVLCYIDDNFTLDTFPDVFDTPCSLNGQYVIYYNERLPNVTYFYYYVLSVFISLCEVEVYGCPLPGYTGDDCYISCSDPDCRKSHVKTGTCQGCDSRYTKHQYVFDPKELMSCKDEQIYGILWNTTMAGITLKEPCPKYQKGVATRFCDEHGEWEPPNFINCTNEALVNASSLFESIIGNETQDQVNNTLQLMKNLTSSTYGIGAGDLSLSLGVLEKIVTVTNATGLTIEKEVFYAVIDNILSPNNSNSWTTVSKETEKDPSFLLKNMDRFSKITLQNDNITTTKFNGSNFELVINRAKIDETGIRFPDEQSNNVSLNSEEISTFLKLPKQASNATKAINYVAVLYKTMSDILGSDSNSKGLKGKQGEKSKQRSFVNSQILSLTTQKDLGVLNPPLNLKFGHTVKNTSTEMRAVCVSWDFNLNKWSEEECTVNQTNRQRTVCQCNHLTNFAILMRPYTQVSEESPFLKTMSLVGVALSIAFTFLTSLIYILTWRFIRSDKNIMMLNICGSLILSYTIFISSVEQTANEVACVAITAIIHYFFLVTFFSMLGLGVYYFMSISVTYYALYVANNFKSKSRIRWFLGGIWGIPVIITATNLGAFWGKGYHLKSYCWLSIKSGSLYLFIIPVCLISLINILIIVSLLRVLFASSIVARSSIQRKASSGLRSLGTLLPVLGVTWLFGILAVNENAVVFQYLFVIANSFQGFFIFVSHVVLDKKVRQGIGNRYQSLSTILSFAERGTKETTLSSQGPSKSKSNEQLMKPKKKSFLKKFRQTKEKTSELSMSEKTMSTSCPQSVSHEKRNETNSD